A window from Staphylococcus succinus encodes these proteins:
- the allW gene encoding allantoin permease: MGRQGNETVYDHTFFEKRGYNKDIMPKSPMQRNNSAFNFFTLWMGAVHNIPNYTAVGGFLLIGLSPLQVIFALILSSFVIALLLVANGYAGSKYGIPFAMQLRATYGDVGAKLPGVLRGVVAGIAWFGLQTFAGSQALLILLNKIFPGFSDVGHGINILGISIPGLIAFLIFWAISFAIGFGGGEILNKFTAILNPLIYIVFGGMAIWGVTVAGGLSNIMNYEIATKTDGIIYPAVLSFILIFNSLLGVWAGPGSSVADFTQNAKSTKSQIIGQISGIVVAHILFAIASVFIIIGGSIYLGHQEWNILTIINEWGNFWAILISTGVLLMTTISTNATSNIIPAAYQLSALLPKWINYRRGVVIASVLSVVIMPWKMMENEGSIFLFLNAIGAILGPVAGVMIVHFYFVSRCHIDIDKLYFDLYDKDIKIQRINVSAYIATIIGVVISLLGFLPSFAVIADFSWFIGFMISSAIYIVLHYTTKVFSKEKEGVKYNEV; the protein is encoded by the coding sequence ATGGGAAGACAGGGGAACGAAACGGTATATGACCATACCTTTTTTGAAAAGCGTGGTTATAATAAAGATATTATGCCGAAATCACCAATGCAGAGAAATAATTCTGCGTTTAACTTTTTCACATTATGGATGGGTGCTGTACATAATATACCTAACTACACGGCTGTTGGAGGATTCTTATTAATTGGATTATCTCCACTTCAAGTCATTTTTGCATTGATATTAAGTTCATTTGTTATTGCGCTTTTATTAGTCGCTAATGGTTATGCAGGATCCAAATATGGTATACCGTTTGCGATGCAACTCCGTGCAACATATGGAGATGTTGGTGCAAAATTACCAGGCGTATTACGTGGTGTTGTCGCTGGTATCGCATGGTTTGGTTTACAAACATTTGCAGGATCCCAAGCACTACTTATTTTATTAAATAAAATTTTTCCAGGATTCAGCGATGTTGGTCATGGCATAAATATATTAGGTATTTCCATTCCAGGACTTATAGCATTTTTAATTTTTTGGGCTATTAGTTTTGCAATTGGTTTTGGTGGCGGTGAAATACTAAATAAATTTACTGCTATTTTAAATCCATTGATTTATATCGTATTCGGCGGTATGGCTATTTGGGGTGTAACAGTAGCAGGTGGATTAAGCAATATTATGAACTATGAAATTGCAACAAAAACAGACGGCATCATCTACCCAGCCGTGCTATCATTTATCTTAATATTTAATTCATTATTAGGCGTATGGGCTGGTCCGGGGTCTAGTGTTGCTGATTTTACACAAAATGCTAAATCTACGAAATCACAAATTATAGGACAAATTTCAGGAATTGTTGTTGCTCATATTCTCTTCGCTATTGCAAGCGTATTTATTATTATTGGTGGCTCTATCTATTTAGGTCATCAAGAATGGAATATACTAACTATTATTAATGAATGGGGAAATTTCTGGGCTATTTTGATTTCTACGGGCGTACTATTAATGACGACGATTTCTACTAATGCAACGAGTAACATTATCCCGGCTGCATATCAGTTGAGTGCCTTATTACCTAAATGGATAAATTATCGCCGTGGTGTAGTCATTGCATCAGTTTTAAGTGTAGTTATTATGCCTTGGAAAATGATGGAAAATGAAGGCAGTATATTTTTATTCTTAAATGCCATTGGTGCAATTTTAGGGCCAGTAGCAGGTGTAATGATTGTTCATTTCTATTTCGTATCTAGATGTCATATCGATATTGATAAACTATATTTTGATTTGTATGACAAAGACATCAAAATACAACGTATCAATGTCTCAGCTTATATTGCCACAATCATAGGTGTTGTTATTTCTTTACTTGGTTTCTTACCATCGTTTGCTGTAATAGCAGATTTCTCATGGTTTATTGGATTTATGATATCTAGTGCAATTTACATTGTTTTGCACTACACAACGAAAGTATTCTCAAAGGAAAAAGAAGGAGTGAAGTATAATGAAGTATGA
- the allB gene encoding allantoinase AllB: MKYDLIIKNGLVILENGEHNVEVAVKDGKIAAIGQALGEAEQIIDAQNQIVSPGMVDAHVHITEPGGGYRDGWEGYVTGTNAAAKGGVTSFIEMPLNQVPATTDQASIQAKFDAGEGELSVDVASYGGLVPYNLNGGIQELDEAGVVAYKAFLATCGDRSIEGDFENVDDYSLYEGMKQIAKTGKILSIHSENATITDRLGEIAKANGETTMRAYVDSRPVFTEVEPIRKIILFAKETGCRVHIVHVACEEGVDEVVKAQQEGVDITCETCTHYLYFYKEELDDIGAVVKCSPPIREQSRLEGMWERVIEGDISFVTSDHSPCTPDLKDTDNAFEAWGGIAGLQNNVDILFDEGVQKRQMSLQKFAEIIATAPAQRFGMESKGSIAIGKDADFVFIKPNASYTLSAEDLAYRNKMSPYIGREIGAQVTRTILRGQEIYNQQTGISDVKIGRFI; the protein is encoded by the coding sequence ATGAAGTATGATTTGATTATTAAAAATGGTTTGGTAATTTTAGAAAATGGTGAACACAATGTAGAAGTGGCTGTAAAAGATGGAAAAATTGCTGCAATCGGTCAAGCGCTTGGCGAAGCAGAACAAATTATTGATGCGCAAAACCAAATTGTTTCACCAGGTATGGTTGATGCACACGTACATATCACTGAACCTGGAGGCGGTTACCGTGATGGTTGGGAAGGGTATGTAACTGGTACAAACGCAGCTGCAAAAGGAGGCGTTACTTCATTTATTGAAATGCCTTTAAATCAAGTGCCCGCAACAACAGATCAAGCATCTATTCAAGCGAAATTTGATGCTGGAGAAGGTGAGTTATCAGTTGATGTAGCGAGCTATGGTGGTCTGGTACCTTATAATTTAAATGGGGGTATTCAAGAACTAGACGAAGCAGGTGTAGTGGCATATAAAGCTTTCTTAGCAACTTGTGGAGATCGTTCAATCGAAGGTGATTTTGAAAATGTAGATGACTATTCATTGTATGAGGGGATGAAACAAATTGCAAAAACTGGCAAAATTTTATCCATCCATTCTGAAAATGCGACAATTACAGACCGTTTAGGTGAAATTGCAAAAGCAAATGGTGAAACAACGATGCGTGCTTACGTAGATAGTCGTCCTGTATTTACTGAAGTAGAACCTATTCGCAAAATTATCTTATTTGCTAAAGAAACTGGATGTCGCGTACATATTGTACACGTTGCTTGTGAAGAAGGCGTCGATGAGGTGGTTAAGGCACAACAAGAAGGTGTTGATATTACTTGTGAAACTTGTACGCATTATTTATATTTCTATAAAGAAGAATTAGATGATATTGGTGCAGTAGTAAAATGTTCTCCTCCAATTCGGGAACAATCACGTTTAGAGGGTATGTGGGAACGTGTGATTGAGGGTGATATTAGCTTTGTCACATCAGACCATTCGCCATGTACGCCTGATTTAAAAGATACAGATAATGCTTTTGAAGCATGGGGTGGTATCGCAGGTTTACAAAATAATGTCGATATTCTATTTGATGAAGGTGTTCAAAAACGTCAAATGTCATTACAAAAGTTTGCCGAAATCATCGCTACAGCTCCAGCACAACGTTTTGGTATGGAATCAAAAGGTAGTATTGCTATTGGGAAAGATGCTGATTTTGTATTTATTAAACCTAATGCCTCTTACACGTTATCTGCTGAAGATTTAGCTTATCGAAATAAAATGAGTCCTTATATCGGCCGTGAAATTGGCGCACAAGTAACACGTACTATTTTAAGAGGTCAAGAAATTTATAATCAACAAACTGGCATTTCAGATGTGAAAATTGGTCGTTTTATTTAG
- a CDS encoding PucR family transcriptional regulator: MTTLNEILSVPQFKGLELINKNGDLSSEVTNLDITENNDIKHFTSENSFILTTGVLFQDNQENLKKLIKDLSDIHTAGLGIKTSRFLHEIDQDVIDFADALAFPLIEIPESWNLGEITHQISSYISDSETGKLNYALHIQQELNQLLIKGFSINSMIERMSKLLGVPIILFDPFKSPEAMSHQYKQNKVLATDHIRYFHNHYQEALVYDKNKQVFEDKDHVIFKVLGYTYFPYYLMVSQVNKLSYPFSLLTIEQVVSVLSFALYKNTKIEEAEQNDINRFFESLVHNQTDQALSINKHTELLKQYNIFKSDYYQIIICNIDTQSTLENSYYLNERQQLTFHWLKHMLTDIDPYISIYKLPSNNRFAILLQNHHQHYFDYLKRIQDDYGNTFEGSVSFGIGNEVTEFSQLPSSFFEANEAYENALFSNEKSFISQYHSKDIKELLQLIPNEKLQPFIKHTLGPLSYPKTKKDLELKQTLQVYMDNQCDITKTAEKIYIHRNTVKYRINKCSNMIGTNIEDPLHSLNIRIALYVSDIIDFDS, translated from the coding sequence ATGACAACACTTAACGAAATTTTATCCGTTCCTCAATTTAAAGGACTAGAACTGATTAACAAGAACGGAGATTTATCATCGGAGGTCACAAATTTAGATATAACAGAGAATAATGATATCAAGCATTTTACTTCTGAAAATTCATTTATTCTAACAACTGGCGTACTTTTTCAAGACAATCAAGAAAACTTAAAAAAATTAATCAAAGACTTAAGCGATATTCATACAGCTGGTCTTGGAATCAAAACGTCTAGATTTTTACATGAAATTGATCAGGACGTTATTGATTTTGCTGATGCTTTAGCATTTCCATTAATTGAGATTCCTGAAAGTTGGAATTTAGGAGAAATCACACATCAAATATCTTCTTATATTTCAGATTCAGAAACTGGAAAATTAAATTATGCTTTACACATTCAACAAGAATTAAATCAGTTATTGATTAAAGGGTTTAGTATTAATTCTATGATTGAGCGTATGAGTAAGTTACTAGGCGTGCCTATTATACTTTTCGATCCATTCAAATCACCAGAAGCAATGAGTCATCAATATAAACAAAATAAAGTATTAGCCACTGACCATATAAGATACTTTCATAATCATTATCAAGAGGCACTCGTTTATGATAAAAACAAACAAGTTTTCGAAGATAAAGATCACGTAATTTTTAAAGTTCTAGGATATACTTATTTCCCATACTATCTTATGGTCTCCCAAGTTAATAAACTCTCCTACCCATTTAGTTTATTAACTATCGAACAAGTGGTCAGTGTCCTAAGTTTTGCACTATATAAAAACACTAAAATTGAAGAAGCAGAACAAAATGACATTAATCGTTTTTTTGAATCACTCGTTCATAATCAAACAGATCAAGCATTATCAATCAATAAGCATACTGAATTACTCAAGCAATACAATATTTTCAAATCAGATTATTATCAAATTATTATTTGTAATATCGATACTCAAAGTACTTTAGAAAATAGTTATTATCTTAATGAACGTCAACAGCTCACATTCCATTGGTTAAAGCATATGTTGACTGACATTGATCCTTATATAAGTATTTATAAACTACCAAGTAATAATCGATTCGCTATTTTATTACAAAATCATCATCAGCATTATTTTGATTATTTAAAACGTATTCAAGACGATTACGGCAACACTTTTGAAGGTAGTGTTTCTTTTGGCATTGGCAATGAAGTTACAGAATTTTCTCAGTTACCTTCATCGTTCTTTGAAGCAAATGAGGCTTATGAAAATGCCTTATTCAGTAATGAAAAATCATTTATTTCACAATATCATTCAAAAGATATCAAGGAACTGTTGCAACTTATTCCAAATGAAAAACTACAGCCCTTTATCAAACATACATTAGGGCCCCTAAGTTATCCTAAAACCAAAAAAGATTTGGAACTCAAACAAACGTTACAAGTTTATATGGATAATCAATGTGATATAACAAAAACAGCTGAAAAAATTTACATCCACCGTAATACAGTTAAATATAGAATTAATAAATGTAGCAATATGATAGGTACAAATATAGAAGATCCATTACATTCACTCAATATCCGGATCGCTTTATATGTCTCAGATATCATTGATTTCGATTCATAA
- a CDS encoding alpha/beta hydrolase, producing the protein MIETTTNCTTIDGFTLPYTIIEAKNPSAKGVILYFHGGGLIFGQSNDLPQDYIDILTENYHLVLVSYRLAPESNIDVIINDALTQYDTIQQLYPTFPIFTFGRSAGAFLAMLTAHHRNVDGVIDFYGYCRIHVPAFLRPNKQYQALSSQITPAILNQLIQSKPLISGPIQTRYPIYLYVRGQAQWMAYLGIQSSTQSDYNISPKQLKAFPPTFIVHCTGDPDVPYSESEHIHRYINHSHFKSLSLESHDFDRDVNETAQSIYRQAVQFLDQIVQSNGGEA; encoded by the coding sequence ATGATTGAAACCACGACAAATTGCACAACCATAGATGGCTTTACATTACCATATACAATTATTGAGGCCAAAAACCCCTCAGCTAAAGGGGTTATTCTTTATTTTCATGGAGGTGGTCTCATATTTGGTCAATCCAATGATCTACCCCAAGATTATATTGATATACTCACAGAAAATTATCACCTTGTACTTGTATCGTATCGTCTAGCACCCGAGAGCAATATCGATGTGATTATTAACGATGCCTTGACCCAATACGATACAATACAACAACTATATCCAACATTTCCCATATTCACATTTGGCCGTTCAGCTGGCGCTTTTTTAGCAATGTTAACAGCACATCATCGTAACGTGGATGGTGTTATTGATTTCTATGGTTATTGTCGTATACACGTACCAGCATTTCTACGTCCAAACAAACAATATCAAGCGTTATCGTCACAAATTACACCAGCTATATTAAATCAACTCATTCAGTCGAAACCTTTGATATCTGGACCGATTCAAACAAGATATCCCATTTATTTATATGTCCGAGGACAAGCTCAATGGATGGCTTACTTAGGCATTCAATCTTCGACACAAAGTGATTACAATATTTCACCGAAACAACTCAAAGCATTTCCACCAACATTTATTGTTCATTGTACTGGAGATCCTGATGTCCCATATAGTGAAAGCGAGCATATTCATCGATATATTAACCACAGTCATTTCAAATCACTTTCCTTAGAAAGCCATGATTTTGATAGAGACGTAAATGAAACAGCCCAATCAATTTACAGACAAGCAGTACAATTTTTAGATCAAATTGTCCAAAGTAATGGAGGAGAGGCGTAA
- the allC gene encoding allantoate deiminase, translating to MDIRSSFEALDNKLTSCGGLNGGGITRLLYSEAWSNAIHTLKSTLENEGFEARFDSVGNLKGRIEGSKYPDETVMSGSHIDTVVEGGHLDGQFGVLAALVAMQSLKAEHGQPLRSLELLALAEEEGSRFPYAFWGSKNFFNLANKADVSSIADGEGVNFEDAMHEAGFDYRTVDNDFSYIKSFVEVHIEQGKVLESEQKAIGIVNGIVGQKRYTVNLKGEANHAGTTPMGLRKDAVVAFSKIANELTDQARAFGDPLVITFGRVDPVPNTVNVVPGEVTFSIDCRHINQVELNQFAEKIDACIKRVSEEEAVEYDIDLWMDEAPTLMDEQLVSEVKKAAEHVVGSSDCKVMPSGAGHDSQIFAKYIPTAMIFVPSINGVSHNVEEETDIEDLVKGIEVLKQVLYQLAYKE from the coding sequence ATGGACATCAGATCTTCTTTTGAAGCTTTAGATAACAAACTTACATCATGTGGTGGTTTAAACGGTGGCGGTATTACACGCTTACTTTATTCAGAAGCATGGTCAAATGCAATACATACATTAAAAAGTACATTAGAAAACGAAGGATTCGAAGCGCGTTTTGATAGTGTAGGTAATTTAAAAGGACGTATCGAAGGCAGTAAATATCCTGATGAGACAGTTATGTCTGGGTCACATATTGATACGGTAGTAGAAGGTGGACATTTAGATGGCCAGTTTGGTGTGTTAGCTGCTTTGGTTGCAATGCAATCATTAAAAGCTGAACATGGCCAACCTTTACGGTCATTGGAATTGTTAGCATTGGCTGAAGAAGAGGGGAGTCGTTTTCCTTATGCGTTTTGGGGGAGCAAAAACTTCTTCAATTTAGCCAATAAAGCTGACGTATCATCTATCGCTGATGGTGAAGGTGTCAACTTTGAAGACGCAATGCATGAAGCAGGATTTGATTATCGTACAGTAGACAACGATTTTAGTTATATAAAATCATTTGTTGAAGTGCATATCGAACAAGGTAAAGTACTAGAAAGTGAACAAAAAGCAATTGGTATTGTTAATGGAATTGTAGGACAGAAGCGCTACACAGTTAACCTCAAAGGCGAAGCTAATCACGCGGGAACAACGCCTATGGGATTAAGGAAAGATGCGGTCGTTGCTTTTAGTAAAATAGCAAACGAATTAACTGATCAAGCCCGCGCATTTGGGGATCCATTAGTGATTACGTTTGGTCGTGTGGACCCAGTACCAAACACGGTGAACGTGGTTCCAGGTGAAGTTACATTTTCTATAGATTGTCGTCATATTAACCAAGTTGAGTTAAATCAATTTGCCGAAAAAATTGATGCATGCATCAAGCGTGTGTCAGAAGAAGAAGCGGTAGAATATGATATTGACTTGTGGATGGATGAAGCACCAACGTTAATGGATGAACAACTGGTAAGCGAAGTCAAAAAGGCTGCAGAACACGTTGTTGGATCATCAGATTGTAAAGTAATGCCATCAGGTGCAGGACATGATTCTCAAATATTTGCTAAATATATACCGACAGCGATGATATTTGTACCTTCGATTAACGGCGTCAGTCATAATGTTGAAGAAGAAACTGATATAGAGGATTTGGTTAAAGGCATAGAAGTCTTGAAACAAGTATTGTATCAACTGGCTTACAAAGAATAA
- a CDS encoding M20 family metallo-hydrolase codes for MHLQNVIENFQTFNNFARNEANGGINRIAFTHPERLAALKFSMLCQKAGLDVYFDFFGNVIARREGKYPSLKPIVLGSHIDTVKDGGQYDGLLGVLGALEVVEHLNTHNIETDHPIIIIAFACEESTRFNEATLGSKYLTGKMTKEDMKFIKDNEGNILYDIVAPLAQDMHGKTALFERNKIKAFLELHIEQGPILENNHKDIGIVTDIAAPHRFKLKVQGVTSHSGSTPMPMRADALTTAAEIILKIEALGQAYHDKGIVTTVGYAQVYPNTMNAIPGEVTLLIDIRGKDKTIREQVVSEMHQSIDAITKHRRSNYHIEDLGQDTPRSFNKTIAQISEEKCQHLNYKYRYMYSGAGHDAMNFAPICPTSMIFIPCKDGISHSPKESVTYEQVEKGVNLLIHTTIELAKSDIILED; via the coding sequence ATGCATTTACAAAATGTAATTGAAAATTTTCAGACCTTTAATAACTTTGCACGTAATGAAGCCAATGGCGGTATTAATCGTATTGCCTTTACACATCCTGAACGTTTAGCCGCATTGAAATTTTCTATGCTATGCCAAAAAGCAGGTTTAGATGTATATTTTGATTTCTTTGGAAATGTGATTGCACGTCGAGAAGGAAAATATCCATCCTTAAAACCCATCGTTTTAGGTTCTCATATTGATACAGTAAAAGATGGAGGCCAATATGACGGCTTGCTCGGCGTATTAGGGGCACTAGAAGTAGTCGAACATTTAAATACTCATAACATTGAAACTGACCACCCCATTATTATTATCGCTTTTGCTTGTGAAGAATCGACTCGTTTTAACGAAGCAACCTTAGGTAGTAAATATCTTACTGGTAAGATGACAAAAGAAGATATGAAATTTATTAAAGATAATGAGGGCAATATACTTTATGATATAGTGGCACCGCTCGCCCAAGATATGCACGGTAAGACAGCTTTATTTGAACGCAATAAAATCAAAGCATTTTTAGAATTACACATTGAACAAGGACCCATACTTGAAAATAATCATAAAGATATAGGCATTGTAACTGATATTGCTGCGCCACATCGTTTCAAACTAAAAGTGCAGGGTGTAACGAGTCATTCTGGTTCTACACCTATGCCTATGAGAGCAGATGCCCTCACAACCGCTGCTGAAATTATTTTGAAAATCGAAGCATTGGGACAAGCTTATCATGATAAAGGCATCGTCACTACTGTTGGCTATGCTCAAGTTTATCCCAATACCATGAATGCCATTCCAGGTGAAGTGACGTTACTCATAGATATTCGCGGAAAAGATAAAACTATTCGTGAACAAGTAGTTTCAGAAATGCATCAATCTATTGATGCAATTACTAAACATCGCCGTAGCAATTATCATATAGAGGATTTAGGTCAAGACACTCCTCGCAGTTTCAATAAAACGATTGCTCAAATTTCTGAAGAAAAATGTCAACATTTAAATTATAAATACCGTTATATGTATAGTGGTGCCGGTCATGATGCCATGAATTTTGCACCAATTTGTCCAACAAGTATGATTTTCATCCCTTGCAAAGATGGTATCAGTCATTCTCCAAAAGAATCCGTTACTTATGAACAAGTTGAAAAAGGTGTTAATCTCTTGATACACACAACGATTGAATTGGCAAAATCAGACATAATATTAGAAGATTAA
- the allE gene encoding (S)-ureidoglycine aminohydrolase, which produces MGYLNHNQGYREGLLETRSVIKKDNYAVITPDGLVNNVVPGFEDCDVTILGSPRIGAHFVDYLVTLKNQGGNTQGFGGNGVQTFIYVEYGNINAYADDKKYELNAGGYLYVPPHLVMTFENSNQNNDSRIFLYKKRYQPIEGYTPDIVTGNVNDMTQEPYEGMEEVKILDLLPKELAYDMNIHILSFKPGASHGYVETHVQEHGAYVLSGRGMYNLDNDWLPVDKGDYIFMGAYSPQATYAVGLDEPFTYIYSKDANRDIEI; this is translated from the coding sequence ATGGGTTACTTAAATCATAATCAAGGTTACAGAGAAGGTTTATTAGAAACACGTTCAGTGATTAAGAAAGATAACTATGCGGTAATTACACCAGATGGTTTAGTGAATAATGTTGTTCCTGGCTTCGAGGACTGCGATGTGACAATTTTAGGATCACCAAGAATTGGAGCGCATTTTGTAGATTATTTAGTGACATTAAAAAATCAAGGTGGCAACACACAAGGATTTGGTGGTAACGGTGTTCAAACATTTATATATGTAGAATATGGAAATATAAACGCATATGCAGATGATAAAAAATATGAATTAAATGCAGGTGGATATTTGTATGTACCGCCACATTTAGTAATGACTTTTGAAAATAGTAATCAAAACAATGATAGCCGCATTTTCTTATATAAAAAACGTTACCAACCTATCGAAGGGTATACGCCAGACATCGTCACAGGAAATGTAAATGATATGACTCAAGAACCGTATGAAGGTATGGAGGAAGTGAAAATTCTCGATTTATTACCAAAAGAGTTAGCATATGATATGAATATCCATATTCTTTCATTTAAACCCGGTGCCTCACATGGCTACGTTGAAACACATGTGCAAGAGCATGGTGCATATGTATTAAGTGGCCGCGGTATGTACAACCTTGATAATGACTGGCTACCTGTAGATAAAGGAGATTATATATTTATGGGGGCTTATTCTCCTCAAGCGACCTATGCGGTTGGTTTAGATGAACCTTTTACATACATCTATTCAAAAGATGCCAATAGAGATATAGAAATTTAA
- a CDS encoding GrpB family protein, protein MEIEIHNPHHEWQQVFEIEKIKLEKLFEKEMLSIHHIGSTAVPGLKAKPIIDILLVVENIEKVNKFNKRIEGLGYEVLGENGIKGRRFFIKGAKPRTHHIHVFQKDNSLDINRHLAVRNYLIYHHDVANEYGELKVKLAQQFPNDRTGYCNGKAHFLKQLEQKALEWDLKR, encoded by the coding sequence ATGGAAATTGAAATTCACAATCCTCATCATGAATGGCAACAAGTGTTTGAAATTGAAAAAATTAAACTTGAAAAGCTCTTTGAAAAAGAAATGTTAAGTATACATCATATAGGGAGTACTGCAGTGCCTGGTTTGAAAGCAAAACCAATAATAGACATATTATTAGTGGTTGAAAATATAGAAAAAGTAAATAAATTTAATAAAAGGATAGAAGGCTTAGGTTATGAAGTCTTAGGGGAAAATGGCATTAAAGGTAGAAGATTTTTTATAAAGGGAGCAAAACCAAGAACACATCACATTCATGTATTTCAAAAAGACAATAGTTTGGATATTAATCGTCATTTAGCAGTGAGAAACTATTTGATTTACCATCATGATGTGGCGAATGAATACGGTGAATTAAAGGTAAAATTAGCGCAGCAATTTCCAAATGATAGAACAGGATATTGCAATGGCAAAGCCCATTTTCTAAAGCAATTAGAGCAAAAAGCGCTAGAGTGGGATCTGAAGCGTTAG
- a CDS encoding histidine phosphatase family protein translates to MTEICFVRHGETDWNTIGKLQGRTDVPLNQFGIKQAEACSEFLSQSSWDVIITSPLQRAKHTATIIQQKLDIPLIEREAFIEIAFGEAEGLAQHERDILYPDRQYPNKEAADIVTDRFLKGIQTVTQEYHNQRILIVSHGAFISAILYHYSNGTIGTGLTKLANGGLNTIRLTSKDSDVVSYNQTSHLPTRSSTH, encoded by the coding sequence ATGACTGAAATTTGTTTTGTAAGACATGGGGAAACTGATTGGAATACAATTGGAAAATTACAAGGTCGCACGGATGTTCCTTTAAACCAGTTTGGCATTAAGCAAGCCGAAGCATGTTCAGAGTTTCTCTCACAATCATCATGGGATGTAATTATCACAAGCCCTTTGCAGCGTGCTAAACATACCGCTACGATTATTCAACAAAAATTGGATATTCCACTCATTGAACGAGAAGCATTTATTGAAATAGCTTTTGGTGAGGCTGAAGGCTTAGCTCAACATGAAAGAGATATTTTATATCCAGATCGACAGTATCCTAATAAGGAAGCAGCTGATATTGTCACTGACCGTTTTCTTAAAGGAATCCAAACAGTAACTCAGGAATATCATAATCAACGTATTTTAATTGTCTCTCATGGCGCTTTTATAAGCGCTATACTTTATCATTATTCTAATGGAACAATAGGTACTGGCCTGACGAAGCTTGCAAACGGTGGATTAAATACCATTCGCTTAACATCAAAAGATAGTGATGTGGTAAGTTATAATCAAACTTCTCATTTACCTACGAGAAGTTCCACCCACTGA